In Myripristis murdjan chromosome 9, fMyrMur1.1, whole genome shotgun sequence, the following proteins share a genomic window:
- the zbtb34 gene encoding zinc finger and BTB domain-containing protein 34: MKKLQQQLSDTSGLERGGGLAVVLANYWGNGQRLICKTAVNILQRHIQDMDDGSSYIEFDVPEFSNTVLNQLNELRLQGKLCDIIVHIQGQPFRAHKAVLAASSPYFRDHSALNTMSGLSISVIKSPEVFEQLLAFCYTGHMSLQLKDVISFLTAASFLQMQAIIDKCTQILESIHSKISLPIDMGSPEKEGSQASRNGVNDNNLFVNPTQISPPYYSRQSQASSVEVRSDLAGKSLARVRHQQEEGQSDRGSSDSVSEQETPMEGETEQVELIGKDGQVTDVHVKVEKTDRPTYSDSSSAGDDGYHTEMVDGEQVLAVSVGSYGPVIQSAGYSYSGLSSPCFVSLSSSSPSRSMLSGFRGGRARAKRPMAIPAGVLSHIKSGSDDSDPVLGPANLENDVRERSLRSQWYPYNERLICIYCGKTFNQKGSLDRHMRLHMGITPFVCKFCGKKYTRKDQLEYHIRGHTDNKPFHCQICGKCFPFQGTLNQHLRKKHMGASEGSNHMDSPERTEGSSGPKDPEDTSEGMAFEAQYAEEAPANDMEESSKCSPEEAQASRCDF, encoded by the exons ATGAAAAAATTGCAGCAGCAACTGTCTGACACATCTGGACTGGAGAGGGGGGGAGGCCTGGCTGTAGTGTTAGCGAACTACTGGGGGAATGGACAACGTTTGATCTGCAAGACG GCTGTCAACATACTGCAGAGACATATCCAAGACATGGACGACGGCAGTAGTTACATAGAGTTTGACGTGCCGGAGTTCAGCAACACTGTTCTGAACCAGCTGAATGAGCTGCGGCTGCAGGGAAAGCTGTGTGACATTATTGTTCATATCCAGGGCCAGCCGTTTCGAGCCCACAAGGCTGTGCTGGCAGCCAGCTCGCCCTACTTCCGCGATCACTCAGCTCTCAACACGATGAGTGGCCTCTCCATCTCGGTTATCAAAAGCCCTGAGGTGTTTGAGCAGCTTCTCGCCTTCTGCTATACAGGCCACATGTCCTTGCAACTCAAGGATGTCATCAGCTTCCTCACTGCTGCCAGCTTCCTGCAGATGCAGGCCATCATTGACAAGTGCACGCAAATCCTGGAGAGTATCCACTCCAAGATCAGCCTCCCAATCGACATGGGTAGCCCAGAGAAGGAGGGCTCCCAGGCCAGCCGCAATGGGGTCAATGACAACAATCTCTTTGTCAACCCTACCCAGATCTCCCCCCCTTACTACTCCCGTCAGAGTCAGGCAAGCAGTGTGGAAGTACGCTCTGACCTGGCAGGAAAAAGCTTGGCCCGGGTTCGACATCAGCAAGAGGAAGGCCAGTCGGACCGCGGTAGCAGTGATAGTGTGTCAGAGCAGGAAACTCCCATGGAGGGAGAAACGGAGCAAGTGGAACTGATTGGCAAAGACGGGCAAGTGACAGACGTGCATGTGAAGGTAGAGAAGACCGACAGGCCCACCTACTCAGACAGCTCCTCTGCTGGTGATGACGGCTACCACACAGAGATGGTGGATGGAGAACAGGTGTTGGCTGTCAGCGTGGGCTCCTACGGTCCTGTCATCCAGTCTGCTGGCTATTCCTACTCAGGGCTGTCCTCCCCCTGCTTCGTCAGCCTCAGTAGCTCCAGTCCCTCCCGCTCCATGCTCAGTGGCTTCAGAGGTGGCCGAGCCAGGGCAAAGCGTCCTATGGCCATTCCAGCAGGGGTGCTGAGCCATATCAAATCAGGCTCAGACGACAGTGATCCAGTTTTGGGACCTGCAAATTTAGAGAATGATGTGCGAGAGCGAAGTCTGCGGAGCCAGTGGTACCCTTACAACGAGAGACTCATTTGCATATACTGCGGAAAGACCTTCAATCAGAAAGGCAGCCTGGACCGCCACATGCGCCTGCACATGGGAATCACCCCATTTGTTTGCAAATTCTGTGGCAAGAAGTACACAAGAAAAGACCAGCTGGAGTACCACATCCGTGGCCACACGGACAACAAGCCCTTCCACTGCCAGATCTGTGGCAAATGCTTCCCCTTTCAGGGCACCCTTAACCAGCACCTGAGGAAGAAGCACATGGGAGCATCAGAGGGCAGCAATCATATGGACTCTCCAGAGAGGACGGAGGGCAGCTCAGGTCCAAAGGACCCAGAGGATACCTCAGAGGGGATGGCCTTTGAGGCACAATATGCAGAAGAGGCACCAGCCAATGATATGGAGGAGAGTTCGAAGTGCAGCCCGGAGGAGGCTCAAGCATCCAGATGTGATTTTTAG